The nucleotide window ACGCGTTTCCCATACGTGCCATACGATGAATATCAATGTGATGATACCAGTGATTCGTTGGAACATGAACATCCAGTTACGGAAAAAGCCGAAACGCTTAGCATTCGGTTGTGCCGTAAAAGCGATGTACACCCCGTAAATCGCATGGAAAATAATCGGTAAAGCAATAATGAAAATTTCTAAACCGACACGTAATGGTAAGCTCTCCATGAAGTGTGCAGCAGCATTGAACGTTTCACGACCATATGTAGCGAAGTGGTTGACGACCAAGTGCTGAATCAAGAAGATACCAATAGGAATGACACCTAATAGTGAATGTAATCTACGATTAAAGAACTCACGGTTTTCCGACATGTGTTACCCCCCTCATTTTGCTGTGAAAAAATCAATTTTTCTAATGATTATCACGAATGGATCCATATATATGGATGCTAATATGTAAAAAAATAATGGCAACCACCGCTTATTTCGGCTTCCAACCACACTTTTTTACATTTAAAAAAAGTATAGAAGACATGTATTATTGTACTTCTATCGAGTGATAGCGTCAAGAAAACATGTCATGATAATGACATGTTTCAACATTTATCATGACCCATTTTCAGCACTGGTATCCTCAGCATCCGAATGTTCTTCCTCTTGTGCAAAATATAGTTGAATATTTTCTGCTACATTTTCCGGAATACCCAGGCTTTTTATATCTTCTAAGTCCGCATCTTTTATACGATCAATCGATCCATAATGTTGAATTAATAGTTGCTTCCGTTTACCACCAATTCCTTCAATTTCATCTAGACTGGATTTGAAAGCGTTCTTCCCGCGCAATTGACGATGGAAGGTAATGGCGAACCTATGAACTTCATCTTGAATCCTCTGTATCAGATAAAATGGTTGATCATTTCTCTTCAAATTCACAGGCTGAGGAGGATCGCCGTATAATAATTCGCTCGTTTTATGCTTATCATTCTTTGCTAGACCACAAATCGGGATATCTAGACCTAGTTCATTTTCAAGGACATCTCTTGCAGCAGACATTTGCCCTTTTGCCCCATCGACCATTAATAAATCTGGTAGCGGAAGCCCTTCTTTTAATACGCGTTTATAGCGTCTTCGGACAACTTCACGCATCGTCTCATAGTCATCGGGTGACTCCACAGTTTTAATTTTATATTTGCGGTAGTCATTCTTCTTCGGCTTGCCATCGATGAAAACGACTAACGCTGATACAGGATCTGACCCTTGGATGTTCGAGTTATCAATCGCTTCGATTCGGTGAGGGGTTTCTACATTCAACGTCTCTCCTAATTCTTCAACAGCTTTAATGGTTCTCGCCTCATCTTGCTCAATTAACGAGAATTTCTCTGTCAGAGCGATACTTGCGTTTTCTAAAGCTAGATCAGCTAACTTTTTCTTTTGGCCCCTGTAAGGAGATTTCACTTTCACTTCTAGATAATCTTCGAGTAACTGAGTATCTGTGCCAACAGGAACTAATACTTCTCTTGGCTTGATATGGTTAGAGTGTGAATAAAACCTTGCTACATAACTGACAAACGCGTCCTGTGCGTCATCATAAAATGGAAACAGAGCGACATCTCTCTCGATCAACTTTCCATTTCTGATGAAAAATACTTGGACACACATCCACCCTTTATCAAAAGAAAAACCGAAAACGTCACGGTCAATAAGATCAGGAAGTTCCATCGTTTGTTTTTCCATGACAGACTCGATATGTTCAATTAAATCTCTGTATTCTTTTGCTTTTTCAAAGTCTAGATTCTCGGAAAATTTGTGCATCTTCTCTTTTATTTCTTCTTTAATCTTTTTATGTCCACCACTTAAGAACGAAGTGATTTTTTGCACAATCTCTTGATTGGTCTGTTTCTCTACAGGAAATTCACATGGACCTAAACACTGACCAATATGGTAATATAAACAAACACGCTTAGGCATGACGTTACACTTACGTAATGGATATAGGCGATCAAGCAATTTTTTCGTTTCGCGAGCTGCGTACACATTAGTATAAGGTCCAAAATACTTTCCGCGATCCTTCTTAACTTTACGAGTGACAATTAATCGTGGATGCTCTTCACTTGTAATTTTTAAGAAAGGATAACTCTTGTCGTCCTTAAGCATGACATTATATTTCGGGTCATATTTTTTCACTAAGTTAAGCTCTAGAATAAGTGCTTCCATCTCAGAAGCTGTAACGATATATTCAAAGTCTGCAATCTCATTCACCAGTCTCTGGGTCTTCAGATCATTTGCACCGGTAAAATAAGAACGCACCCGATTTTTCAAAATCTTAGACTTACCTACATAGATGACTTCGTCTTTTTTATTTTTCATTAAGTAACAACCAGGTTTAGCTGGAAGAATTGCTAATTTCTCTTGAATGCTTGTAGCCATCGTAGACACCTCTGAACGCTTTTGTATTTATTGTAGCATGATTAAATGTATGTAGAAAAAGATAAACAGAAAATACGTTCGGGTATTTAACAAAAATAAAGAGCTGAACCTTCATGAGGCCAGCTCTCTATCCAGTTTTACGCGTTCTTTTCAACAAGTTGTTGTAAAGCTTCTTTTGGTTGGAAACCGTGAGCTTGATCCACTTGTTCGCCATCTTTGAATAAGATTAGCGTTGGAATGCTCATTACACCGAACTTTTGTGCAGTTTCTTGGTTTTCGTCAACATCAAGCTTAACAATTTTCACTTGATCACTTTTTTCTGCATCTAGTTCTTCTAGTACAGGAGCAATCATTTTACATGGACCACACCAAGGTGCCCAGAAATCTACTAATACTAAACCATCAGAAACTTCTTCATTAAAGTTTTGGTCTGTTGCACTTACAATTGCCATAATTAAATTCCTCCTACTCAATCAATTTCAAAATCAGTATAGCATGTTAAAGATTATTCTTACCAATAGTTTGTTTGTGATTCCCATAAAAAAGTTATACATTTAAAAAACCTTTTATTATTACCCTGTTTATAGAGAAAACTTAACAGTGCTTCATGAGAAAAACTTGGCTTTTCGCCAAGTCTTAATGGCGAAAGCCTTTGTTTTTCACATACTTTAATCCTTTAACAAAGTTAAACATTCTTAAAAGTACAAAAAAATACGGAGAGCTTAGCCTCCGCATTTTTGGTTATTATCCTTTTAGAGCTTTGATTTCTTCAGTCAGTTTTGGAACAACATCAAATAAATCCCCGACAATTCCGTAGTCAGCTACGTTAAAGATATTTGCTTCCGGATCTTTATTGATCGCTACGATCACTTTTGAGTTAGACATACCAGCTAAGTGTTGGATTGCACCTGAAATACCACAAGCGATATATAGATCAGGAGTTACAACCTTACCAGTTTGTCCAATTTGAAGTGAGTAATCACAATAACCAGCGTCACATGCACCACGCGATGCACCTACAGCTGCGTCTAATTCGTCAGCT belongs to Halalkalibacillus sediminis and includes:
- a CDS encoding succinate dehydrogenase cytochrome b558 subunit, whose product is MSENREFFNRRLHSLLGVIPIGIFLIQHLVVNHFATYGRETFNAAAHFMESLPLRVGLEIFIIALPIIFHAIYGVYIAFTAQPNAKRFGFFRNWMFMFQRITGIITLIFIVWHVWETRLANAIFGTPVNFDMMATILSSPFMFWFYIIGVISTVFHFANGLWSFAVTWGITVTPKSQRVMTYVSLGVFVIFTYMGIASILAFVS
- the uvrC gene encoding excinuclease ABC subunit UvrC, which gives rise to MATSIQEKLAILPAKPGCYLMKNKKDEVIYVGKSKILKNRVRSYFTGANDLKTQRLVNEIADFEYIVTASEMEALILELNLVKKYDPKYNVMLKDDKSYPFLKITSEEHPRLIVTRKVKKDRGKYFGPYTNVYAARETKKLLDRLYPLRKCNVMPKRVCLYYHIGQCLGPCEFPVEKQTNQEIVQKITSFLSGGHKKIKEEIKEKMHKFSENLDFEKAKEYRDLIEHIESVMEKQTMELPDLIDRDVFGFSFDKGWMCVQVFFIRNGKLIERDVALFPFYDDAQDAFVSYVARFYSHSNHIKPREVLVPVGTDTQLLEDYLEVKVKSPYRGQKKKLADLALENASIALTEKFSLIEQDEARTIKAVEELGETLNVETPHRIEAIDNSNIQGSDPVSALVVFIDGKPKKNDYRKYKIKTVESPDDYETMREVVRRRYKRVLKEGLPLPDLLMVDGAKGQMSAARDVLENELGLDIPICGLAKNDKHKTSELLYGDPPQPVNLKRNDQPFYLIQRIQDEVHRFAITFHRQLRGKNAFKSSLDEIEGIGGKRKQLLIQHYGSIDRIKDADLEDIKSLGIPENVAENIQLYFAQEEEHSDAEDTSAENGS
- the trxA gene encoding thioredoxin, which encodes MAIVSATDQNFNEEVSDGLVLVDFWAPWCGPCKMIAPVLEELDAEKSDQVKIVKLDVDENQETAQKFGVMSIPTLILFKDGEQVDQAHGFQPKEALQQLVEKNA